One stretch of Solenopsis invicta isolate M01_SB chromosome 16, UNIL_Sinv_3.0, whole genome shotgun sequence DNA includes these proteins:
- the LOC105204815 gene encoding N-acetyltransferase 9-like protein isoform X1, translated as MRKNMDTRISGTNVILVPYQEKHVAKYHEWMKSPTLQYLTSSEPLTLEEEFAMQKRWLEDEDIMCAGPVITITTLFFYLTECTFIVLDKRIYQTTRNEVDAMVGDTNLFLHNSQGLCIAEIEIMIADEASRGKKRGWESVVLMLLYGAETLNINKFWAKIKSDNAVSIKMFEKLGFREVERSEVFREITLEKEASSDWTSWLHSELQSIVPN; from the exons ATGAGGAAGAACATGGACACTCGTATCAGCGGAACGAACGTCATTTTGGTACCGTATCAAGAAAAACATGTTGCAAA ATATCACGAATGGATGAAGAGTCCCACACTGCAATACTTAACGAGCTCTGAGCCATTAACGCTGGAGGAGGAATTTGCAATGCAGAAACGGTGGTTGGAGGATGAAGACA TCATGTGTGCTGGACCTGTGATTACCATCacaactttgtttttttacCTTACAGAATGCACTTTTATTGTTCTGGACAAACGCATCTACCAGACGACCAGGAATGAAGTAG ATGCTATGGTGGGAGATACAAATTTGTTTCTCCACAACTCACAGGGGTTGTGCATTGCCGAGATAGAAATTATGATAGCCGACGAAGCTAGTCGGGGCAAAAAGAGAGGATGGGAATCTGTTGTTCTAATGTTACTTTATG GTGCTGAAACACTAAACATCAATAAATTCTGGGCCAAAATTAAATCAGACAATGCAGTGAGCataaaaatgtttgagaaaCTTGGTTTCCGAGAG gtGGAAAGGAGTGAAGTTTTTCGGGAAATTACTCTGGAGAAGGAAGCATCTTCCGATTGGACGAGTTGGTTGCATTCCGAATTACAATCTATTGTACCTAATTGA
- the LOC105204815 gene encoding N-acetyltransferase 9-like protein isoform X2 — protein MRKNMDTRISGTNVILVPYQEKHVAKYHEWMKSPTLQYLTSSEPLTLEEEFAMQKRWLEDEDKCTFIVLDKRIYQTTRNEVDAMVGDTNLFLHNSQGLCIAEIEIMIADEASRGKKRGWESVVLMLLYGAETLNINKFWAKIKSDNAVSIKMFEKLGFREVERSEVFREITLEKEASSDWTSWLHSELQSIVPN, from the exons ATGAGGAAGAACATGGACACTCGTATCAGCGGAACGAACGTCATTTTGGTACCGTATCAAGAAAAACATGTTGCAAA ATATCACGAATGGATGAAGAGTCCCACACTGCAATACTTAACGAGCTCTGAGCCATTAACGCTGGAGGAGGAATTTGCAATGCAGAAACGGTGGTTGGAGGATGAAGACA AATGCACTTTTATTGTTCTGGACAAACGCATCTACCAGACGACCAGGAATGAAGTAG ATGCTATGGTGGGAGATACAAATTTGTTTCTCCACAACTCACAGGGGTTGTGCATTGCCGAGATAGAAATTATGATAGCCGACGAAGCTAGTCGGGGCAAAAAGAGAGGATGGGAATCTGTTGTTCTAATGTTACTTTATG GTGCTGAAACACTAAACATCAATAAATTCTGGGCCAAAATTAAATCAGACAATGCAGTGAGCataaaaatgtttgagaaaCTTGGTTTCCGAGAG gtGGAAAGGAGTGAAGTTTTTCGGGAAATTACTCTGGAGAAGGAAGCATCTTCCGATTGGACGAGTTGGTTGCATTCCGAATTACAATCTATTGTACCTAATTGA
- the LOC105204814 gene encoding THAP domain-containing protein 3: MTRVCICCKYCSEPLSDISFFGFPKSNELLKKWLHAIGVEKKITASSRICSRHFKEDDFRYSLVGGKRFLKHEAIPSLYLNEEWEDEQGNAVADNQNTIVQENQPTNTVISYNIIGSENETLDIVESHIETKRDDELSERLSPAPTDSSEPEIKRKKHLYDVRWEEISTSSVQAKIYWEVAIKKITRQKLIMKTLRQKVRRLEKQILDLQTLVKNEAITDT; the protein is encoded by the exons ATGACACGTGTATGCATCTGCTGCAAATATTGTAGTGAGCCGTTGTCAGACATATCATTTTTTGg GTTCCCAAAGTCGAatgaattactaaaaaaatggtTGCACGCGATCGGCgtggagaaaaaaattactgcaTCATCGCGAATATGTTCACGTCACTTTAAGGAAGATGATTTCAGATATAGTTTAGTTGGAGGCAAACGTTTTTTAAAGCACGAAGCAATACCATCCCTTTACTTGAACGAGGAGTGGGAGGATGAGCAAGGAAACGCAGTCGCGGACAATCAAAATACAATCGTTCAGGAAAACCAGCCAACAAACACTGTGAtctcatataatataataggtTCTGAAAACGAAACTTTAGATATTGTAGAATCACACATAGAAACTAAAAGAGACGACGAACTGTCCGAAag atTATCACCTGCTCCAACTGACTCGAGTGAACCAGAGATCAAGCGCAAGAAGCATCTGTATGATGTCAGATGGGAGGAAATCTCTACGTCGTCGGTACAAGCTAAGATTTACTGGGAAGTGGCAATCAAAAAAATTACGCGGCAGAAGCTAATTATGAAAACTTTGCGACAGAAAGTTAGAAGATTAGAAAAGCAAATATTAGACTTGCAaactttagtaaaaaatgaaGCGATTACCGATACTTGA